From the genome of Gemmatimonadota bacterium:
ACCGGGTGCTCGAGGGCCAGGATCCTTTCGGTTACGGCGGCATGCCGGCCGAAGCGTCCGATGAGCAGATGCTCGCCGCCACCTACGACACGGACTATCCAGACGCGCCTTACCAGTTGCTACGCGTCTTCGGTTCGCCCCGGTCCGGAGACCTGATCGTCAGCGCCCGGATCGGCTACGATCTGAGACACCGCCATGAACATCCTGAGCACAAGTCGACCCACGGTTCATTGCATCGCGACCATATGCACGTACCTCTGATGATGAACACGGACATTGCAGCGGAATGCGTCCGCACCGTGGACGTGTTCCCCGCCATGCTGAACTTGACGGGACGTACCGTCAAAGGGACCATAGACGGAAGAGATTCCGTCACCGCGGCAACGCGGGCGGTGGCGTAGGAGCATATTCATGTCCGAACAGGTTCAGATCTCACCGGCGGCGGAACCCATCGCGCCGTCTCCTGCGCCTCCCGGACCGCCCGTCCTGCAGCCGGACGCGGGCTATCTCGGGTACGACCGGACGTTGTTGCGGCCCATGTCCCTCGCCACCAAGCTTCGCGCCCTGCTCAAATACCTTTGGGTGCGACTGAAGGGCGGACCGATGGCGGTGAACATGGAGGTGACCTACCTGTGCAACGCCACCTGTGATTTCTGTGATTACTGGAAAACGAAACGTTCGGGCAAGCTGGGCGACTACGATTACGTGGCGGCGCTGCGGAAGCTGAACCCCCTGTCGGTCACCCTGACCGGCGGGGAACCCACGATCAACAAGCAACTGCCCGAGGCGGTCAGGCGCATCAAGGAGTCCCAGGGATTCGTCTACATCGGCATGGTCACCCACGGTTCTCTGCTGACCGTGGAAAAGGCCATGGCCCTTTGGGACGCCGGCCTGGACCACATCTCGATTTCGTTGAATTACATCGGACGGGAACACGACGAGGAACGGGGCATCGAGGGGCTGTACGAACATATTACCACGCTCGTGCCCCAGTTAACGGCCCGGGGGGTCAACGTGATCTTCAACACGGTGATCATGCGGGACAACCTGGACCACGTCGTGCCCATAGCGCACCTGGCGCGCACCATGGGCGCGAAGGTTTCCTACAGCTGCTACAGCGATTTCAAGAACGAAAACGAAACCCACCTGGTGGATCCCGCCCACACTGAGCGTCTGGAATCCGTGATCGAGGAACTGATCTACCAGAAGTCCCGCCTGGGAAACATCGTCAGTTCCGCCTGGTACCTGCGCCGCATCCCCGATTACTTCCGGAACGCCCTGCCGGGTTCCTGCACGGCGGCCGGCAAGTGGCTGGTCCAACTGACCCCCGACGGCGACATAAAGCCCTGCGCAGAACTGCCCGTACAGTCCGGATACGCCGACTTCAAAAAGGTCTCGAAGAAGATCGACTGCAACCGGTGCTGGTACAGCTGCCGGGGCGAAACGGAATCTTCGTTGAAGATCGGCAGATTGTGGGAAGGCCTGGAGAGGGTCTGGAAAGCCGGAGTCTAGTCGACCGCCGCCAACTCCCTCGACAGTATCCGCCCGGTATGGGACAATGAACCGGCGATTTCCTCGGGCGTTCCCGCGGCAACTACGTGACCGCCCCGGTCACCGCCTTCCGGTCCGAGATCGACGATCCAGTCGGCCGTCTTGATGATGTCCAGGTTGTGCTCGATCACCAGCACCGTATTCCCCTTGTCCACCAGCCTGTTCAGGACCGTCAACAGCTTGCGGATGTCATCGAAGTGGAGCCCCGTGGTCGGCTCGTCGAGCAGGTAGATGGTCTTGCCGGTGCCCGGCCGGGAGAGTTCCTTCGCGAGCTTGACACGCTGCGCCTCGCCCCCGGACAGCGTGACGGCCGACTGGCCGAGCTTGATGTAGTCGAGACCCACGTCGTAAAGCGTCTGGAGCATGCGCCGGATGCGGGGCACGTTCTCGAAATGCTCGAGGGCCTCGGCCACGGTCATGTCCAGGACATCGGCGATGGTCCTGCCCTTGTAGGTCACCTCCAGCGTCTCCTTCATGAAGCGCTTCCCGTCGCAGACCTCGCAGGTCATCCACACATCCGCCAGGAAGTGCATCTCGATCTTGCGCACGCCGAGTCCCTGGCAGGCCTCGCAGCGGCCCGCGGGCACATTGAAGCTGAACCGCCGGGGTTCGTAGCCCCGCATCCGGGCCTCCACGGTCCGGGCAAAGAGCTGGCGGATCGGCGCGAAGAGCCCGACGTAGGTGCAGGGGTCCGACCGCGGGGAATGGCCGATGGGCGTCTGGTCGATGTTGATGACCTTGTCCACGAAGCGCAGCCCCTTGATCTCGTCGTGGGGACCGGGATTGACCTGGGCGCGGTGCAGGGTGGAGGCCAGTACGGGATACAGGATATCGTTGACGAGGGAGCTCTTCCCCGATCCGGAAACCCCCGTAACGCAGATGAAGAGGCCGAGGGGCAGCGTTACGTCGATGTTCTTCAGGTTGTTCTGGCGGGCCCCGAGGATGCGCAGCCTGTTGCGGCCCGGCTTGCGGCGGTCCGTGGGCACTTCGATGCGTACCCGGTCGGCGAGGTAGCGCCCGGTGAGCGAAGCTTCGAGATCCTTGAGGGTCTTGGGCGCGCCCTGGCCCACGATCCGGCCCCCGTGCACGCCGGCTCCCGGACCGAAATCCACCAGGTTGTCGGCATGCTCCAGCGTGTCGCGGTCGTGTTCCACCATGATGAGGGTATTGCCGAGATCGCGCAGGTTCTCCAGGGCCTCGATCAACCTGAGATTATCCCGCGGATGGAGTCCGATCGTGGGCTCGTCCAGCACGTAGAGCACGCCGGTCAGTCCCGATCCGATCTGGCTGGCCAGGCGGATCCGCTGCGCCTCACCACCCGAAAGCGTGGGCGCCCGTCGGTCGAGCGTCAGGTATTCCAACCCTACGTCCAGCAGGAAGCGCATGCGGTTTCGGATTTCCGTCAACACCTCGCCCGCGACTTCCCGCTGGGACGCGGAGAGTTCCAGCTTCTCGATGAAGCCCATGGCGCGGTCGACGGGGAGGGCGCAGAGCCCGGCAATAGACAGGCCGTCGATCAGCACGGAGAGGCTCTCGGGCCTGAGACGCCCGCCCTCACAGGCCGGACAAGGCGTCGGTTGCAACATACGGGCCAGTTCAGGGAAGCGGTTCGCGTACCGGGCGACCAGTTCCACCGTCGGGAAGATGCCCCGGAACTGGAAGGACAGACCGGGTACCCGCTGGTCGTCCACCCACCGGTCGCTTCCATAGAGTAACACCTGCAGCTGTTCCTGCGACAGGGCATCGACCGGCGTTTCAAGGGTAAATCCATTCGAGGACGCCACCTGTTCCAGCAGGTCGAGCATGGACCGCTCGCCCATGACGCTTTCACCCGCCGCGCCTACACCCCAGATCGCGGCCGCGGCTTCACGCACCGGTTTCGCGCGATGGGGTATCAGCAGGTCGAGTTCGATCCCGGGCTGGGTACCGAGTCCCTCGCATTCGGGGCACATGCCCGACCGGTGGTTGAAGGAGAAGCACTGGGGCGTGGGCTCATCGTAGCTGTTGCCGCAGGACGGGCACGAATAGAAACGGCTGAAACGGATGTCGCGGGGACCGCTTGCATCCGGTTCCTCCACTTCGGCGATCAGCAGTCCTCCCGACAGTTCCAGGGCCGTCTCCACCGAGTCGGCCAGGCGCTGGCGCACGTCGCCCTGCATGACGATCCGGTCCACCACCACGCACAACTCGTGGCGCCGGCGGCGGTCGATCTCTATGTCCTCTTCGAGCCGACGAAGTTCGCCGTCGATGCGCACCCGGATGAACCCGTTCCGGCGGGCCCGGTCCAGGAGGACGTCATACCCCTCGGCGCCTTCGGGTTCCAGCGGGGCGTGGAGCGTGGCGCGGGTCCCTCCCGGCAGGGTCATGACGCGGTCCACGATATGGCTGGGCGTCTGCGCGCCGATGGGCACCCGGCAGGCCGGACAGTGAGGGACGCCCACGAGGGCGTAGAGCCCGCGCAGGTACTCGTAGATCTCCGTGATGGTGCCCACCGTGGAGCGGGGGTTCCGGCCCGGGGACTTCTGTTCGATGGATATGGCGGGGGACAGGCCGACGATGTGGTCCACCTTCGGTTTCTGCATCTGCTGGAGGAACTGCCGCGCATAGGCGGACAGGGACTCCACGTACCGCCGCTGGCCTTCGGCGTAGATCGTATCGAGGGCCAGGGAGGTCTTCCCCGAACCCGATACGCCCGTGAATACCGTCATCCGGTCCCGGGGGATCGTCACGGAGAGATCGTTCAGATTGTGTTCCCGCGCGCCGCGCACGGTGATCTCCCGGATGTGGCCGTCCGCGCCGGCGGTCCGGTCCGCGCCGGCGGATTTGCCGTCTGCGCCTCCGGTACTTCCGTCTGCGCCGGCGGTCCCGTCCGCGCCGGCGGCCTGGCCGGCGGCCGGCAGTGATTCCGGAATCGCCGGAGTGGCCGATGACGATGAAGGCCCTGGAGATCCGGGAGGCCGCAGCGCTTTCGCCAGGATCTGTCCAGTGGACGAACCGGCAATGCCCGCGACGGTCTCCGGCGTGCCCTCGGCGATGACGTGTCCGCCCGCTTCTCCGCCCTCCGGTCCCAGGTCGATGATCCAGTCGGCGGTCTTGATCACGTCGATGTTGTGCTCAATGACGACAACGGTGTTGCCCTTGTCCACGAAGGCGTTCAGCACAGCGAGCAGGTGGGTGATGTCTTCGAAGTGCAGGCCGGTCGTAGGTTCGTCCAGCACGTACATGGTCCGCCCCGTGCTGCGCTTGCACAGCTCGCGTCCCAGCTTGATGCGCTGCGCCTCACCGCCCGACAGCGTGGGCGCGGGCTGGCCCAGCTTGATATACCCCAGGCCCACGTCGTAGAGGGTCCGAAGCACCCGGGCGATGGAAGGAACGTGTTCGAAGATCTCCAGTGCTTCCTGCACGTCCAGGTCGAGCACGTCGGCGATGGAGTGCCCCTTGTACTTCACCTCCAGGGTTTCCCGGTCGAACCGTCTGCCCTCGCAGACGGGACAGGAAACCCACATGTCCGCCAGGAAATCCATCTCCACCCGTGTCGCGCCGTTGCCTTCGCAGGCCTCGCATCGGCCGCCGCGCACGTTGAAGCTGAAACGGCCGGGCTTGTAGCCGCGCACCCTGGCCTCCGGCGTTTCGGCGAAGAGGGCGCGTATCGCGTCGAAGACCTTCGTATAGGTCGCCGGGTTCGATCTCGGCGTGCGGCCGATGGGCGCTTGATCGATGTTGATGACCTTGTCCAGGTGACCCACGCCCTTTAGGCCGTCGAATTCGCCCGGTTGGGTACCGGCCTTGTTCAGCGACCGGGCTAGGGCCGCGTACAGGATATCGTTGATCAGCGAGCTCTTGCCCGAACCGGATACGCCCGTGACGCAGGTAAACCGGCCCACGGGCAGGCGGACGTCCAGGTTCTTGAGGTTGTTCTGACGAGCGCCCAGGATCGTCAGCCAACTGTCGTTAACGCCGCGGCGGGAGGCCGGAACGGGGATCGTCTTCTTCCCGCACAGGTACTGACCGGTCAGCGAAGCCCCGCTGGCGGCCACGACGCCGGGACGGCCCTCGGCCACGATCTCACCGCCGTTGACGCCGGCGCCCGGGCCGAAATCCACGATGTGGTCGGACGCCCACATGGTCTCTTCATCGTGTTCGACGATGATGACCGTGTTTCCCTGGTCCCGCAGATAGCCCAGGGTATCCAGCAGACGCCGGTTGTCCCTGGGATGCAGGCCGATGCTCGGTTCGTCGAGCACGTACATCACGCCGACGAGCCCGCGGCCGATCTGGCTGGCGAGCCGTATGCGCTGCGCCTCCCCGCCGGAAAGCGTTGGCGCCGTACGTTCCAGTGTCAGGTATTCGAGACCCACGTTGAGCAGGAAGTCGAGCCGTGCGACGATCTCCTTGAGCGCTTCGTCGCCGATCTG
Proteins encoded in this window:
- a CDS encoding radical SAM protein; the protein is MSEQVQISPAAEPIAPSPAPPGPPVLQPDAGYLGYDRTLLRPMSLATKLRALLKYLWVRLKGGPMAVNMEVTYLCNATCDFCDYWKTKRSGKLGDYDYVAALRKLNPLSVTLTGGEPTINKQLPEAVRRIKESQGFVYIGMVTHGSLLTVEKAMALWDAGLDHISISLNYIGREHDEERGIEGLYEHITTLVPQLTARGVNVIFNTVIMRDNLDHVVPIAHLARTMGAKVSYSCYSDFKNENETHLVDPAHTERLESVIEELIYQKSRLGNIVSSAWYLRRIPDYFRNALPGSCTAAGKWLVQLTPDGDIKPCAELPVQSGYADFKKVSKKIDCNRCWYSCRGETESSLKIGRLWEGLERVWKAGV
- the uvrA gene encoding excinuclease ABC subunit UvrA; translation: MGGTTIQIKGARVHNLKNVNLDLPKDALICFTGVSGSGKSSLAFDTLYAEGQRRYVESLSAYARQFLGQMQKPDVDRITGLAPAISIEQKAAGLNPRSTVGTITEIYDFLRVLYARVGVPHCTKCGERIGAQTLEQIVARILALPEGTRMLVMAPVIQGRRGEYRDLFEDLRRQGYLRARVNGEVVNLSEDPDLDRNMRHTIEVVTDRLVMRDDIRTRLVEAVEGALHLGQGTVMVQLQEDGRTSDLLFSTRYACTECDLSYEEPTPQLFSFNSPQGMCPNCHGLGTMMRIEPRLIVPDPSKSINEGAIEPLGTIANLWKRHFYEGIAQHVGFSLDTPWEQLTEEARRVVLYGLGYKRITFTFRNGKGGEWSHKDRFNGVVNDLEKRYHTLKSQRHKAELERYMAIGECDLCHGERLKPEALSVTLGSLSIAALCRLPILDIRAFFEKLSLSDAERQIGDEALKEIVARLDFLLNVGLEYLTLERTAPTLSGGEAQRIRLASQIGRGLVGVMYVLDEPSIGLHPRDNRRLLDTLGYLRDQGNTVIIVEHDEETMWASDHIVDFGPGAGVNGGEIVAEGRPGVVAASGASLTGQYLCGKKTIPVPASRRGVNDSWLTILGARQNNLKNLDVRLPVGRFTCVTGVSGSGKSSLINDILYAALARSLNKAGTQPGEFDGLKGVGHLDKVINIDQAPIGRTPRSNPATYTKVFDAIRALFAETPEARVRGYKPGRFSFNVRGGRCEACEGNGATRVEMDFLADMWVSCPVCEGRRFDRETLEVKYKGHSIADVLDLDVQEALEIFEHVPSIARVLRTLYDVGLGYIKLGQPAPTLSGGEAQRIKLGRELCKRSTGRTMYVLDEPTTGLHFEDITHLLAVLNAFVDKGNTVVVIEHNIDVIKTADWIIDLGPEGGEAGGHVIAEGTPETVAGIAGSSTGQILAKALRPPGSPGPSSSSATPAIPESLPAAGQAAGADGTAGADGSTGGADGKSAGADRTAGADGHIREITVRGAREHNLNDLSVTIPRDRMTVFTGVSGSGKTSLALDTIYAEGQRRYVESLSAYARQFLQQMQKPKVDHIVGLSPAISIEQKSPGRNPRSTVGTITEIYEYLRGLYALVGVPHCPACRVPIGAQTPSHIVDRVMTLPGGTRATLHAPLEPEGAEGYDVLLDRARRNGFIRVRIDGELRRLEEDIEIDRRRRHELCVVVDRIVMQGDVRQRLADSVETALELSGGLLIAEVEEPDASGPRDIRFSRFYSCPSCGNSYDEPTPQCFSFNHRSGMCPECEGLGTQPGIELDLLIPHRAKPVREAAAAIWGVGAAGESVMGERSMLDLLEQVASSNGFTLETPVDALSQEQLQVLLYGSDRWVDDQRVPGLSFQFRGIFPTVELVARYANRFPELARMLQPTPCPACEGGRLRPESLSVLIDGLSIAGLCALPVDRAMGFIEKLELSASQREVAGEVLTEIRNRMRFLLDVGLEYLTLDRRAPTLSGGEAQRIRLASQIGSGLTGVLYVLDEPTIGLHPRDNLRLIEALENLRDLGNTLIMVEHDRDTLEHADNLVDFGPGAGVHGGRIVGQGAPKTLKDLEASLTGRYLADRVRIEVPTDRRKPGRNRLRILGARQNNLKNIDVTLPLGLFICVTGVSGSGKSSLVNDILYPVLASTLHRAQVNPGPHDEIKGLRFVDKVINIDQTPIGHSPRSDPCTYVGLFAPIRQLFARTVEARMRGYEPRRFSFNVPAGRCEACQGLGVRKIEMHFLADVWMTCEVCDGKRFMKETLEVTYKGRTIADVLDMTVAEALEHFENVPRIRRMLQTLYDVGLDYIKLGQSAVTLSGGEAQRVKLAKELSRPGTGKTIYLLDEPTTGLHFDDIRKLLTVLNRLVDKGNTVLVIEHNLDIIKTADWIVDLGPEGGDRGGHVVAAGTPEEIAGSLSHTGRILSRELAAVD